The following coding sequences lie in one Arachis stenosperma cultivar V10309 chromosome 5, arast.V10309.gnm1.PFL2, whole genome shotgun sequence genomic window:
- the LOC130980463 gene encoding uncharacterized protein LOC130980463 translates to MAKVAEDYFKSIFSASAIQDPSQEFEEFIPKVTPSINRKLLRPVSMEEVKRAAFSVHPQSAPGDDDFTAKFFHTFWSIVSGDVFSAVKSFFTGGRLFKSFNHTQICLIPKVPGAKDMSQVRPISLSTVVYKIISKILVHRLQHFMNLLVSPNQSAFLKGRLISDNVLIAHEVMHYLKTKRFGNVSEMAIKLDMSKAYDRVEWPFLWFMMERLGFDARWIGWIKEVVAIVSYSIVVEGQPFGYFRPSRVNLNKSAIFFSKNTPQNTRSLLAGNLNIQYIGAQDKYLGLPSTIQRSKKATFGAIKDRVRKRVEGWKRKLLSAGGRHVLIKAVGEAVPIYTLSCFKLPDSLLQEIQDIMRVEVGNLPSWGWRSILEGRKVTEKGLIWQIGPASKVNIFSDPWIPPQQQFTPPLRLNSFATNQPVSRVSHLMHENNEWNQQIISSIFPPAITQQILAIKIGEQRDKITWLFHKSGRYEVSSGYRIAYSFSHEPTELYPHLQQRQGIWRDLWKIKAPPKILIFL, encoded by the exons ATGGCGAAAGTAGCAGAGGACTACTTCAAAAGTATCTTCTCTGCCTCTGCTATTCAGGATCCGAGCCAGGAATTTGAGGAGTTTATACCGAAGGTAACACCAAGTATAAATCGGAAACTTCTGCGGCCAGTGTCTATGGAGGAGGTTAAAAGAGCAGCATTCAGTGTGCATCCTCAGAGTGCCCCAGGAGATGATGATTTTACAGCTAAGTTCTTTCATACATTCTGGAGCATTGTGAGTGGAGATGTTTTCTCGGCTGTGAAGAGCTTCTTTACAGGAGGCAGATTATTCAAGAGCTTCAACCATACCCAGATCTGTCTTATTCCTAAGGTCCCCGGTGCAAAAGACATGTCCCAAGTGAGACCCATTAGCCTCTCTACAGTAGTATACAAGATTATCTCAAAAATCCTTGTCCATAGACTGCAACACTTTATGAATCTCTTAGTTAGCCCGAATCAGAGTGCCTTCTTGAAAGGTAGGCTGATTTCGGACAATGTTCTTATTGCACATGAAGTTATGCACTACTTGAAAACAAAGAGATTTGGGAATGTATCTGAGATGGCCATAAAGCTGGATATGAGCAAAGCGTACGATCGGGTAGAGTGGCCTTTTCTTTGGTTTATGATGGAACGTCTAGGGTTTGATGCGAGATGGATTGGCTGGATTAAAGAGGTTGTTGCGATTGTTTCTTACTCTATTGTTGTGGAAGGACAACCATTTGGCTATTTCAGGCCAAGTAGAG TCAACCTAAACAAGTCGGCTATATTCTTCAGTAAAAATACCCCCCAGAATACCAGAAGTTTATTGGCTGGGAATCTGAATATCCAATATATTGGGGCCCAAGATAAGTACCTAGGCCTACCTTCTACAATACAGAGATCAAAAAAGGCAACATTTGGTGCTATTAAAGACAGAGTTCGAAAAAGAGTTGAAGGTTGGAAACGCAAGCTACTCTCAGCTGGAGGGAGACATGTTCTAATTAAGGCGGTGGGAGAAGCTGTTCCTATATATACCCTATCATGCTTCAAACTGCCTGACTCGTTACTTCAGGAAATTCAAG ATATTATGAGAGTAGAGGTAGGGAACTTACCGTCTTGGGGCTGGCGAAGCATTCTAGAAGGGAGAAAAGTCACCGAGAAAGGATTAATCTGGCAAATAGGTCCTGCTTCTAAGGTGAATATCTTCTCTGATCCATGGATCCCGCCTCAGCAACAATTTACCCCTCCCCTTAGGTTAAACTCCTTTGCCACAAATCAACCTGTCTCACGGGTCAGCCACCTGATGCACGAAAACAACGAGTGGAATCAACAAATTATTTCCTCAATTTTTCCACCAGCCATCACCCAGCAAATCTTAGCAATTAAAATTGGGGAACAGAGGGATAAGATTACTTGGTTGTTCCATAAATCTGGTAGATATGAAGTCTCTTCTGGCTACAGAATAGCCTATTCGTTCAGCCATGAACCAACTGAGCTGTATCCCCACCTCCAGCAAAGACAAGGAATTTGGCGTGACCTATGGAAGATTAAAGCCCCACCAAAGATCCTCATTTTCCTCTAG